CATCAACTGTAGCTAGAAGTTCATGTCTGTCATCGGGTATTATCCTGTATTCCTTAACAGAATAACTTTCAGAAAGTGCCTCCATGAGTTTCCTGCCTGATAGGTCACCTTCAGGTATTTCACCAGTTTTTCTGAATTCCTCATATTTTGAATCACTGAGGGTGATGACACCACAGATTATGTCCTCTGGAGCCAATCTCCTGTGCTCCTCCATAGTGGAACTTTTCATATCAATCAACCGGTATCTTAATAATAAAGTGTGGATGTAACATGTTATTTCTTCTGGGCGTAATTTATAAGTTTTTTGGTTTTTCTGTAAGCGAAAGTGAGTATATTCATGTTTCTGACAAGGAGAGAAAAGTAATAAAAATTTATGGCGGTTTGGTCTGGGTAGGGTTTGATATTGGATTGGAGGCGGTTTCAATTCCAATTTAAAAGACCAGAATAAGTTTAAACGTCCTGGACCCTACCCGTTTATTATATATTGTCGCCACTATTTATAAAGTTTTCGTTAGATTGCTTCATCCGTTCTCAAGGACTTTTAAGCGCATTTAAGGGTTTTTAAACCATCTAAACATGAAAATAGCTGTTTTAATGGACTTTACAGAAATTCATGGTAATACTTTTTTACACCTGCCCGATTATTCACTGGGCAGCTGATGGGGTGTGTCTGAGGTTCCTCCACAGGAAAAGCCCCACCTACTATTCCCCCTGCGAGGGTAAATTTATTACCATGGTTCACCAAACCTGAAAAATGGAAACTTATTATATTATAATCCCTGATTAATACGTGGTCTTCATGAAAATTATTCTCGACGCATCTGCATTCATAAATGGATACATACCTGAGGGCACTGAAAACTACACCGTGAAGTCCGTGACAGATGAAATAAGGGACTTCAAATCGGTTATGGTCCTCGAGAGGGCACTCAGTGATGGCAGACTCAGAATAATGGAACCTGACCCGGAGAGCATGAGGAAAGTGGATGAGGTCACCACCAGCTCAGGGGATGCCATGAGGCTCTCCAGTACAGACAGGGAGGTTATAGGACTTGCCGTTTCACTCAAAAAGAGGGGTAGGGTAACTGTAATCACCGATGACTATACAATACAGAACACCCTCAGAATTCTTGGAATAGAGTTCCGCAGCGTCCTCACATCAGGTATAAAGGAGACCTATCAGTGGAGAAAGATATGCACCGGATGCAGGAGGGTGTACCCTCAGGACTACCAGTTTGGGGAATGTGAGATATGTGGCTCAGAGATAAAGAAGAAGAGATACAGATCCCGCCGTTAGAGGGGATCTTGCAGGAGGCGCAGGTGATCTTATGAGGATAGGCGTGGTTGTCCATGGACCACAGATAGTTGACTCAGGATACGCAGCAAAACTCATAGATTTTCTAAAAAAATATGGAGAGGTCAGGGCAAGACTTGGGGGCACCATGGGGCGGACCGCTGTCTATGACGCCCACCTTGAGGATGTTATAGACATATCAGAGAAAAGGCTTCCAAGTGAATCGGTTGACCTATTTGCAGATGAGGGCGCCGACATTGTTGTCCTCATGAATTACGGTAAGTCCCGTATCACAGGGCACGGATTTGGATACAAGGTTTTCCAGAGATCAGAAAAAAAACCGCCAGTTGTTCAGATAGAAAGACCAGGTGAACCTGATGGAAGTGTTGTAGCATGGAAGAGGGAAGCCGAGCCATTCGCAGAAAAACTGGCATCTGAACTTGAACTTGAAATGGTGGATCCAGAGGAGGTATGCAGGGAGATCTTCCATGGGGAACCATGTGGTGAACAGAAACCTGATAGAGGGGAGTACCGGAGACTCGTGGGTGTCTCAGAGAATGAGAACATATTCGTAAATGGTATAGTTGTTGGGGTCTCAACGTCAGACGACGTAACCCTCGTCGCAGAGGATGGTGTGATCACTGAGATAATAGGGGGGAAGATAAAGAAACACGGTGTTGAAAAACTTGGAAGGGTTAACCTGAAGGATGCGGTTGTAAAGACGGGACTTCTCCGCCGCTCCGAGGTAAAACCCAGGAAAGTGAAGGTAAGGGAAAACAATAAAAAGAAGTACAGGATTTCCTTCTTAAACCATGCAGCAGAGGATATATACACTCTCCATGACTCTGACCTTGTTGTCACGGTTGGAGATGACACAACGCTAGTGGCTGCAGATATCCTCTACAGATTCGATGTTCCCATAATAGGGATAACAGACGGGGATATAGATAGGGTGGTTAAGAAGGGCTTCAAATGCGCAGATTCGATCATAATAGAGTTTGAGGAGGGATGGGACGATATAGTTGGTGAAAGAATCCACAGGGAGCTCTTCCGCGGTAAAAACACAATTGAAACCCATGATTTGGAAACTTTTAAAAGGAATTTACTACAGATTATAGATAATATAGGTGCAAGCTACACCGTGAGATACACCTAAACCGATAAAAAGAGGTGTGGAATTGGATTTAGATGATATCATCCATTCCCTTAAAAATTTTGAGGGTATAACAAGAAAAAGGCCGATAGGAAAGATAGTTTCCATTCTTAATGATGCATACAGTGTCTCAGGAAAAACACATCTCGGTTACGGTGATGACGCCTCGGCCATCAGGATCGGAAACGGAAAACTTCTTTTACTGGCAGCGGATGGAATATGGGGGCGTCTGATGGAGGCTGACCCCCACTGGGCCGGTTACTGTTCTGTGCTTGTTAATGTTAATGATATTGCAGCCATGGGCGGCAAACCCGTGGGCATGGTTAACGTTCTCTCAATTAACTCAAGGGAGACCTGTTACAGTGTAATGGAGGGTATAAGGGAAGGGGCAGAGAAGTTCGGGGTCCCGATGGTGGGGGGCCACGTGCACCCTGACACACCCTACGATGCACTTGATGTTTCAATTGCAGGTATAGCATCGGAGGATGCAATCATAACAAGCTGCGACGCAGAACCCGGCGACAGGGTTATAGTGGGCATAGACCTCGATGGAAAACCACACCCCTCATTCTTCCTGAACTGGGACACAACCACCCATAAAACACCTGAGGAGGTGCAGTTCCAGATTGAGGTGATGTCCATCATCGCAGAAAGAAAGCTGGTAACTGCAGGTAAGGATATAAGCAACCCTGGGACCCTTGGAACACTGGGGATGCTACTTGAGGCATCGGATGTGGGTGCACGGGTGGAACTGGAATCAATACCACGTAACAGATCAGTTAAGTGGGAGGACTGGCTTCGAATGTACCCTGGCTCAGGTTTTGTGCTGACAGCAAGGCCTGAAAATGCTGCTGAATGTATTGAATTACTTGAGTCTGCCGGAATAACCGCATCAGACGCCGGGGAGATAGTATCCGAAAGAAAACTCCGCTTAATCCATGATAATGAGGAAAGGATCCTCTTTGACTTTGAAAGGGACATCATAACAGGTGTGATAGAAGAAAAAATATGAGGGAGATCTGATGTTTGTTAAGGTTAATGGAGTGGAGGTTGAACTCCCGGAGGGGGCCACAGTGAGGGATGCAATCGATGCTACAGGAGCCCCCTACGTGGAAGGCGCCCTTGTGGGCCTCATAAGTGGCACAAGGGAACTTGAAAGAACAATAGACACATACCGGATCAAAACAACAGCAGGAAGCATCCTGATTGAACTGCTCCCTGAGGAAGCACCTGAAATTGTTGAAACATGGCGGAAGGTATACAGTAACCTTGAAAATCTCCGTGTAAGGTGGACAACTCCATCCGAGATTTCAATGGGACCCCTGAAAACGGAACTGGAGCCGTCAAGGAAGGAATTCTTCTACAACGAGAAAGAGGTTATAATGAGCCTTTCAGGGTTCAGCCCGGATTCAACCCACATAATAATCTCCAGGGACCCCCATTCAGCAGTATACGGCGCCCCAGCTGAGAACAGGGGCGTTTTTGCAAGGGTAACCGGTGGAGGAAGAACCATTGAAAGACTGACAGACCGCGACGTGATAAGGTCAGTTGAACCAGTTGTTGAGAGAAAAAGCATAGTTGAGAGCGCCGCAGTGACAGACCTTGAAACACCACTCGAGGACGGAAACCAGATATTCACCTACGTTAAGGTAAAACCATCCCACGAGTCCCCCCAGTCTGTTGAACACTTCTTCACAATGGTGGAGGAGGGGAAACTGAGGGTCGACTATGAGGCCAACTCATTCATAGGTTTCTACTCCCTCCAGGGAATAAAAAAGGATCCCGAAAAAATAGCAAAAAGAAACAGGGGCACAGTGACCCTTCGGAACACAGGAAGGGGCGCTGGAAGGGTTTACATATACAGGGAGGACAGGGTTTCAACACCATCCCACAACCTCATAGGACAAGTTACAGATGGAATGGAACTGGTTGATATAGCAGGGGAAGGGGACCAGATCACAGTGGAGTGCGAACCCGGCAGGATAATGACAGTCTCCATGACCCAGAAGGAAGCAGAGGAATACCTTAAACGGTACGGTGTGGAGCAGATACGGGACGGCATAATGGTTGACGATGCAATCGTTGTGACCCAGGACCCACCCTACACCATGGACATTCTTAAGGAGGGAAGGGTCAGAACAGTGGGCATAGAGGCCGATAAAATCCTGGAGGTTGAACTGGACCCTGATGCACCCAGATCCTCATGGTACTTCCGCAGACTCACGGGCCTCATCGACACACCCATCGGATCCCTTAAGGTACACTTCGCCTTCCCAGGCATGAAGGTGGTGATGTTTGAGGGTGACAGATCCCTGGCAAAGGGACTTGTACCGGAGAAAACACCTGAAAACTGCGTTAAAAAGGGCAGCATTGGCATAACAAACATGTCAAGGAGACACATAGGCATGGTTGGTGTTAGACTAGAGGACAACGATGAATACGGCCCAACAGGGGAACCATTCAACGGCACCAACATAATTGGTAGAATCACAGAGGGCCTTGAAAATGTTGAAAAATTCAAAGAGGGGGACACCGTCTATGTCCGGGAAAGAAAAAAAACATGAAGAATCAACAAGGATGATAATACTTGGGCCGTCATCAAGGCTGAGCTCATCGGAACTTGTCCAGAGGCTCCACCTCCTTGGACTGCCACTCACCATAAAATCAACATGCTATGGTGCGCTGGTGCATGGTGACAAAGACACTGTGATGGAGGCTGTCAGGAAAATACGCAGCCTCGACCCGGCTAACATATTCACAAAGGAGAGGGGATTCCCACCAGGGGACCCCAGGCGATGCAGAGGACACAGAGGGGCAGCAAGGGAGGGTTACCATCAGCTTGAAAAGGAATTCAAACTACTCGGATACGTGGGCGAGGCCCTTGAAAGGCCCCAGAAGGCCGAACCCGAAAAAAAGGAGAAGGTTTCTGTTGATGAATTCCGCAATGTAGTTGAGAGGAGTCTGAAATCTAGACAGAAAACATAGGGCTGATTGAAATGAAAATAACTTCATCATCCACTGGAGAGGAACTCAAGGAACTTGGAATGTGTATACATGAACTTGTAAGTCGTCTTCCCCTCACAATAAGGAGCCGGGAAGCAAAGGGTCTTCGAATAGAGGACGGCAAGGTGATCGATGACAGCTACACTGGGCCTGTACTTGAAAAGGTCCTTGAATCAGGAGAGATAGCAAGGGAAACACCCGAGAGGGGACCCTACAAGGGGATACCTGTGGTCGTGGTACCCCTGAAGGAGAAGGGTGAGGTTCTCTGTGCAGTGGGAATCGTTGACGCCACAAAGGGCCTCTTCACAGACATGGTTGAAATAGCCAGAAGACCCCAGGAGGAAGACAGGGGGGAATTCTATTGAAGATAGCGATATTTCCACCAAATTCACTTATACTCGCAGATCTTGTTGAAAGAAGGGGACATGAGCCCCTTGTAATCCAGAAAGAAATCAGAAAGAAGGTCACAGACCCTGAAATTGATTCACCACCCTTCAATATAACCGAGGAGGACCCGATAAAAGGCCTGAAGTACGCGGCAATTGAGGTTCCCTCAGGTGTGAGGGGGAGAATGGCAATCCTTGGACCCCTCATAGAGGAGGCGGATGCCGCCATAATAATGGAGGATGCTCCATTTGGCTTTGGATGCATAGGATGCGCAAGGACAAATGAACTCTGCGTATTCCAGCTCAGAAAGAAGGGCATACCCACACTTGAACTGAAATACCCTAAAACAAGGGAAGAGACAATAGATGTGGTTAACAGGATAAACAAATTCCTGGACGAACTGGAGGCTCAAAATGGTTAAAATAGCCCAGATTTCATGCGGAACAGAATACAGCGGTGTTCAGAAGGAAATTGAAAAGGCGGCGAGGACTTTCGGGGCCGAAATAGTAATCCCCGAGGCTGACCTTGACTACATAGAAGAGGCCTATGAAAAATTTGGGTTCAACTGTGCCAGTTCAAGCCTGAAACTCATGATTGCAAGGGCAATGTCAATCGTTGAGGGCAAAACAGATGCCGACGCGGTTTTCATAGCAACCTGCTTCAGATGCGCAGAGGGTGCCCTTGTAAGGAATGAGATAAGGAGGTTCATACAGCAGAACACAAGGCTTCCAGTTGTAACCTACTCATTCACAGAGAGAACAAAGGCTGATGAGCTCTTCATACGCATGGAGGCGCTCTCCACAATAGTGGCAAGGAAGAGCATACTTGCAAGGGAGAAACAGGAGGGCCTCACACTTGGAATCGATTCGGGTTCAACAACCACCAAGGTAGTTCTGATGGAGGATAACGAGGTCATAGGGACAGGATGGCTTCCCACAACAGATGTCCTTGGCTCGGCAGAGAAGGGCATAGAGGAGGCCCTCGCAGGTACAGGTTACACGCTGAAGGACCTTGATGGGATAGGAGTTACAGGTTACGGCAGGTTAACCATAGGAAAACATTACGGGGCCGACCTCGTACAGGAGGAACTCAGCGTAAACTCCAAGGGTGCAGTGTTCCTTGCAGACCACCAGAAGGGGGAGGCAACGGTCCTTGATATAGGTGGTATGGACAACAAGGTCATAACAGTCAACGATGGAATACCCGACAACTTCACCATGGGGGGTATCTGCGCCGGTGCATCAGGACGTTTCCTGGAGATAACAGCCAGAAGGCTTGGAGTGGAGATAGATGAACTTGGAAGCCTGGCACTGAAGGGGGACTACCGGAAGGCGATG
This genomic stretch from Methanothermobacter sp. harbors:
- a CDS encoding type II toxin-antitoxin system VapC family toxin; protein product: MKIILDASAFINGYIPEGTENYTVKSVTDEIRDFKSVMVLERALSDGRLRIMEPDPESMRKVDEVTTSSGDAMRLSSTDREVIGLAVSLKKRGRVTVITDDYTIQNTLRILGIEFRSVLTSGIKETYQWRKICTGCRRVYPQDYQFGECEICGSEIKKKRYRSRR
- a CDS encoding DUF2117 family protein, with amino-acid sequence MRIGVVVHGPQIVDSGYAAKLIDFLKKYGEVRARLGGTMGRTAVYDAHLEDVIDISEKRLPSESVDLFADEGADIVVLMNYGKSRITGHGFGYKVFQRSEKKPPVVQIERPGEPDGSVVAWKREAEPFAEKLASELELEMVDPEEVCREIFHGEPCGEQKPDRGEYRRLVGVSENENIFVNGIVVGVSTSDDVTLVAEDGVITEIIGGKIKKHGVEKLGRVNLKDAVVKTGLLRRSEVKPRKVKVRENNKKKYRISFLNHAAEDIYTLHDSDLVVTVGDDTTLVAADILYRFDVPIIGITDGDIDRVVKKGFKCADSIIIEFEEGWDDIVGERIHRELFRGKNTIETHDLETFKRNLLQIIDNIGASYTVRYT
- a CDS encoding methanogenesis marker 2 protein — translated: MDLDDIIHSLKNFEGITRKRPIGKIVSILNDAYSVSGKTHLGYGDDASAIRIGNGKLLLLAADGIWGRLMEADPHWAGYCSVLVNVNDIAAMGGKPVGMVNVLSINSRETCYSVMEGIREGAEKFGVPMVGGHVHPDTPYDALDVSIAGIASEDAIITSCDAEPGDRVIVGIDLDGKPHPSFFLNWDTTTHKTPEEVQFQIEVMSIIAERKLVTAGKDISNPGTLGTLGMLLEASDVGARVELESIPRNRSVKWEDWLRMYPGSGFVLTARPENAAECIELLESAGITASDAGEIVSERKLRLIHDNEERILFDFERDIITGVIEEKI
- a CDS encoding methanogenesis marker 3 protein, translating into MFVKVNGVEVELPEGATVRDAIDATGAPYVEGALVGLISGTRELERTIDTYRIKTTAGSILIELLPEEAPEIVETWRKVYSNLENLRVRWTTPSEISMGPLKTELEPSRKEFFYNEKEVIMSLSGFSPDSTHIIISRDPHSAVYGAPAENRGVFARVTGGGRTIERLTDRDVIRSVEPVVERKSIVESAAVTDLETPLEDGNQIFTYVKVKPSHESPQSVEHFFTMVEEGKLRVDYEANSFIGFYSLQGIKKDPEKIAKRNRGTVTLRNTGRGAGRVYIYREDRVSTPSHNLIGQVTDGMELVDIAGEGDQITVECEPGRIMTVSMTQKEAEEYLKRYGVEQIRDGIMVDDAIVVTQDPPYTMDILKEGRVRTVGIEADKILEVELDPDAPRSSWYFRRLTGLIDTPIGSLKVHFAFPGMKVVMFEGDRSLAKGLVPEKTPENCVKKGSIGITNMSRRHIGMVGVRLEDNDEYGPTGEPFNGTNIIGRITEGLENVEKFKEGDTVYVRERKKT
- a CDS encoding methanogenesis marker 6 protein, coding for MSGKEKKHEESTRMIILGPSSRLSSSELVQRLHLLGLPLTIKSTCYGALVHGDKDTVMEAVRKIRSLDPANIFTKERGFPPGDPRRCRGHRGAAREGYHQLEKEFKLLGYVGEALERPQKAEPEKKEKVSVDEFRNVVERSLKSRQKT
- a CDS encoding DUF2111 domain-containing protein, translating into MKITSSSTGEELKELGMCIHELVSRLPLTIRSREAKGLRIEDGKVIDDSYTGPVLEKVLESGEIARETPERGPYKGIPVVVVPLKEKGEVLCAVGIVDATKGLFTDMVEIARRPQEEDRGEFY
- a CDS encoding methanogenesis marker 5 protein; amino-acid sequence: MKIAIFPPNSLILADLVERRGHEPLVIQKEIRKKVTDPEIDSPPFNITEEDPIKGLKYAAIEVPSGVRGRMAILGPLIEEADAAIIMEDAPFGFGCIGCARTNELCVFQLRKKGIPTLELKYPKTREETIDVVNRINKFLDELEAQNG
- a CDS encoding methanogenesis marker 15 protein, with amino-acid sequence MVKIAQISCGTEYSGVQKEIEKAARTFGAEIVIPEADLDYIEEAYEKFGFNCASSSLKLMIARAMSIVEGKTDADAVFIATCFRCAEGALVRNEIRRFIQQNTRLPVVTYSFTERTKADELFIRMEALSTIVARKSILAREKQEGLTLGIDSGSTTTKVVLMEDNEVIGTGWLPTTDVLGSAEKGIEEALAGTGYTLKDLDGIGVTGYGRLTIGKHYGADLVQEELSVNSKGAVFLADHQKGEATVLDIGGMDNKVITVNDGIPDNFTMGGICAGASGRFLEITARRLGVEIDELGSLALKGDYRKAMLNSYCIVFGIQDLVTALAAGVSREDAAAAACHSVAEQVYEQQLQEIDVREPLIQVGGTSLIEGLVKAVSDILGGIDVIVPPYSQHIGAVGAALLVSGMKDVSEG